Proteins encoded by one window of Azoarcus sp. PA01:
- a CDS encoding head decoration protein — protein MATYTEARQTGEFLISEASGTRSREAVTVVSGAGALAAGTVLGIVTASGKYDAYDDLDTTTGLGTAAAVLYAAVDATAADTPAIVIVRDAEVAEVHLTGIDAAGITDLAAAGVIVR, from the coding sequence ATGGCAACCTACACCGAAGCCCGGCAAACGGGCGAATTCCTCATCTCGGAGGCCTCCGGCACCCGCAGCCGCGAAGCGGTCACCGTCGTCTCCGGTGCCGGCGCGCTGGCCGCCGGCACCGTGCTCGGCATCGTCACCGCCTCCGGCAAGTACGACGCCTACGACGACCTCGACACCACCACCGGCCTCGGCACTGCCGCCGCGGTGCTGTACGCCGCCGTCGACGCCACCGCTGCCGACACGCCCGCCATCGTCATCGTCCGCGACGCCGAAGTCGCTGAAGTCCACCTCACCGGCATCGACGCTGCCGGCATCACCGACCTGGCCGCTGCCGGCGTCATTGTTCGATAA
- a CDS encoding major capsid protein, with amino-acid sequence MPGLNVFENDAFSLASLTSAIQAVPYQPGRIGASGLFVAKPVNTLTTFIEQYDGVLALLPVSQRGAPANPAQHGSRTVKSFKIPSIKQDDIVGADEITGIRAFGSESEVETLARLLAQRLAAMRSTIEYTIESHRLAAIMGNYYDAAGNAVSLFTEFGVSQQTEAMALGTADTKVRVLCGNVLEKVEDALGGLSFSGVRAFCGKTFWSKLIDHPFVRDTYLNTQMAGSLRGDPRQEIEFGGIVFERYRGTSAVKVADAEAFAVPEGVQDLFVTAFAPADYVETAGTLGQPMYAKQWETEGGRGIKLEAQSNPLNICTRPRAVIKLTTN; translated from the coding sequence ATGCCCGGTTTGAATGTTTTCGAAAACGACGCGTTTTCCCTCGCGTCGCTCACCTCTGCCATCCAGGCAGTCCCGTACCAACCCGGCCGCATCGGCGCGTCCGGTCTGTTCGTCGCCAAGCCGGTGAACACCCTCACCACGTTCATCGAGCAATACGACGGCGTGCTCGCGCTGCTGCCGGTGTCCCAGCGTGGCGCCCCGGCCAACCCGGCGCAGCACGGTAGCCGCACCGTCAAGAGCTTCAAAATTCCGTCGATCAAGCAGGACGACATCGTCGGCGCCGACGAAATCACGGGCATCCGCGCCTTCGGCAGCGAATCGGAAGTCGAGACCCTCGCGCGGCTGCTCGCCCAGCGTCTGGCCGCCATGCGCTCGACGATCGAATACACGATCGAATCGCACCGCCTCGCCGCGATCATGGGCAACTACTACGACGCCGCCGGCAACGCCGTCAGCCTTTTCACCGAGTTCGGCGTGTCGCAGCAAACCGAAGCGATGGCGCTCGGCACCGCCGACACCAAGGTCCGCGTGCTGTGCGGGAACGTGCTCGAGAAGGTCGAAGACGCGCTCGGCGGCCTGTCGTTCTCCGGCGTGCGGGCGTTCTGCGGCAAGACGTTCTGGTCCAAGCTCATCGACCACCCGTTCGTGCGCGACACCTATCTCAACACGCAGATGGCCGGCTCGCTGCGCGGTGACCCGCGGCAGGAAATCGAATTCGGCGGCATCGTGTTCGAGCGCTACCGCGGCACCAGCGCGGTCAAGGTCGCCGACGCCGAAGCGTTCGCCGTGCCCGAAGGCGTGCAGGATCTCTTCGTCACCGCTTTCGCCCCCGCCGACTATGTCGAAACCGCCGGCACCCTCGGCCAGCCGATGTACGCCAAGCAGTGGGAAACCGAAGGCGGGCGTGGTATCAAGCTCGAAGCGCAGTCCAACCCGCTGAACATCTGCACGCGTCCGCGCGCAGTCATCAAACTCACCACCAACTGA
- a CDS encoding phage tail tape measure protein translates to MANKVVQLIIGARDEASSVFTSLQTKVAAVGAAIATYFSAKLFGDAVGAAREFESAMSAVQAAAGASGGELDALRAAAESAGATTKYSSVEAAGALENLAKAGLSATDAVKTLPAVLDLAAAGGIELGTASDYISKAVAGMGLSFSEAGRVADVLAMGANASNTSVDGLAQALSYAAPLANSLGLSLEQTVAIIGKFADAGIDASRAGTALNSILAQFSDPASKFRQELAAAGIITNDFDQALRQLAAAGPAGQAAINAVGQEAGPALRALLNQGIGSLDALKAKLDESAGSAKSFAAVMSDNLDGAAKGFGSAWDALLIKLGTPVLDILKGQINAIAERLRGFVTDGTATAFGNAIKAAFESAGKWAAEFFAKVDFTQLAANLQAFAARAGEVFTAIGNHATTAGGVLQTAYGVMSTGLNTVLAAIYKVGEGASWLASAFLADLALISDGISKITFGSLSDGFAQAAASMRAEAQAAYAVSDEFARKSTEAFSAAAVGAETAANGWKTLTSSAAEAVPAVSAAGAAVKTVGEQATLSADQLDALGNGAQFVAGEVTKAGSAAATAAPQLRDLGTDAAAASQQVEAAFSRLGVTSQAALETAAANARRDFDIIRNSGTATARDIQAAFAAYAAKAIEANGGVANEALKSEAAMYKLRIEADETGKAIVRGMDNGANALDHLRQKAEEVASKIGMIKREASGLKGVWDENGNLIDPPSGGGSDGKSYSSPFLALYARAEQIGGLTFRKEIEQLYLELGRSMERKTVSGADWVSKVLGRMTEAVDAEQMRKERQGSSYGPAPQRAAVAPAAAPETVTRYEVSVNVGNTRRTINTAGAADAQALVSMLQQLEQDMARSAR, encoded by the coding sequence ATGGCGAACAAAGTAGTCCAGCTCATCATCGGCGCCCGCGACGAAGCGTCGAGCGTCTTCACGTCGCTGCAGACCAAAGTCGCTGCGGTCGGGGCCGCCATCGCGACGTACTTCAGCGCGAAGCTCTTCGGCGACGCGGTCGGCGCGGCGCGCGAATTCGAATCCGCGATGTCCGCCGTGCAGGCTGCCGCCGGCGCGTCCGGCGGCGAGCTCGACGCGCTGCGCGCAGCGGCCGAATCCGCCGGCGCCACCACCAAGTACAGCAGCGTCGAAGCCGCCGGCGCACTGGAAAACCTCGCCAAAGCCGGGCTGTCGGCGACCGACGCCGTCAAGACCTTGCCCGCCGTGCTCGACCTCGCCGCAGCGGGCGGCATCGAGCTGGGCACCGCCAGCGACTACATCAGCAAGGCCGTCGCCGGCATGGGCCTGTCGTTCAGCGAGGCGGGCCGCGTCGCCGACGTATTGGCGATGGGCGCGAACGCCTCGAACACCTCCGTCGACGGCCTCGCCCAGGCGCTCAGCTATGCCGCGCCGCTCGCGAACAGCCTCGGGTTGAGCCTCGAGCAGACCGTCGCGATCATCGGCAAGTTCGCCGACGCCGGCATCGACGCCTCCCGCGCCGGCACCGCGTTGAACAGCATCCTCGCGCAGTTCTCCGACCCGGCCTCGAAGTTCCGCCAGGAGCTCGCCGCCGCCGGCATCATCACGAACGATTTCGACCAGGCGCTGCGCCAGCTCGCCGCCGCCGGACCGGCCGGGCAAGCGGCGATCAACGCCGTCGGCCAGGAAGCGGGCCCGGCGCTGCGCGCGCTGTTGAACCAGGGCATCGGCTCGCTCGACGCGCTCAAAGCCAAGCTCGATGAATCCGCCGGCAGCGCCAAGAGCTTCGCCGCGGTGATGAGCGACAACCTCGACGGCGCCGCGAAAGGCTTCGGCAGCGCCTGGGATGCGCTGCTCATCAAGCTCGGCACGCCGGTGCTCGACATCCTCAAGGGGCAGATCAACGCGATCGCCGAGCGCCTGCGCGGCTTCGTCACCGACGGCACCGCGACCGCGTTCGGCAACGCGATCAAGGCCGCGTTCGAATCCGCCGGCAAGTGGGCCGCCGAGTTCTTCGCCAAAGTCGATTTCACCCAGCTCGCCGCGAACCTGCAGGCGTTCGCGGCGCGCGCCGGCGAAGTCTTCACCGCGATCGGCAACCACGCGACGACCGCCGGCGGCGTGTTGCAGACTGCGTATGGCGTCATGAGCACCGGCCTGAACACCGTCCTCGCCGCGATCTACAAGGTCGGCGAAGGCGCCTCGTGGCTCGCGTCCGCGTTCCTCGCCGATCTCGCGCTGATCTCCGACGGAATATCGAAGATCACCTTCGGCAGCCTGTCAGACGGATTCGCGCAGGCCGCCGCGTCGATGCGGGCCGAAGCGCAGGCCGCCTACGCCGTCTCCGACGAATTCGCGCGCAAGAGCACCGAAGCGTTCAGCGCCGCGGCCGTTGGCGCCGAGACAGCCGCGAACGGCTGGAAGACCCTCACGAGTTCGGCCGCCGAAGCCGTGCCGGCAGTGAGCGCCGCCGGCGCCGCGGTCAAGACGGTCGGCGAGCAGGCGACTTTGAGCGCCGACCAGCTCGATGCCCTCGGCAACGGCGCGCAGTTTGTCGCGGGTGAAGTCACCAAGGCCGGCAGCGCTGCGGCCACCGCTGCGCCGCAGCTGCGCGACCTCGGCACCGACGCGGCAGCGGCCTCCCAGCAGGTCGAGGCCGCCTTCAGCCGCTTGGGGGTGACGAGCCAAGCCGCCCTCGAAACCGCCGCCGCGAATGCCAGGCGTGATTTCGACATCATCCGCAACAGCGGCACCGCGACCGCGCGCGACATCCAGGCCGCGTTCGCCGCGTATGCGGCAAAAGCGATCGAAGCGAACGGCGGCGTCGCGAACGAAGCCCTCAAGTCCGAAGCGGCAATGTACAAGCTCCGCATCGAAGCCGACGAAACCGGCAAGGCCATTGTGCGCGGCATGGACAACGGCGCCAACGCGCTGGACCACCTCCGCCAGAAAGCCGAAGAAGTCGCCAGCAAAATCGGCATGATCAAGCGCGAGGCGAGCGGCCTCAAAGGCGTGTGGGACGAGAACGGCAACCTCATCGACCCGCCGTCCGGCGGCGGCAGCGACGGCAAGTCCTACAGCAGCCCCTTCCTCGCCCTCTACGCCCGGGCCGAACAAATCGGTGGCCTCACGTTCCGCAAGGAAATCGAGCAGCTCTATCTCGAGCTCGGCCGCTCGATGGAGCGCAAGACCGTCAGCGGTGCCGACTGGGTGTCGAAGGTGCTGGGACGTATGACCGAAGCTGTCGACGCCGAGCAGATGCGCAAGGAACGGCAGGGCAGCAGCTACGGCCCGGCGCCCCAGCGCGCCGCCGTCGCTCCGGCCGCCGCACCCGAGACCGTCACCCGCTATGAAGTGTCGGTCAACGTCGGCAACACCCGCCGCACCATCAATACCGCCGGCGCCGCCGACGCACAGGCGCTGGTCTCGATGCTCCAGCAGCTCGAGCAAGACATGGCGAGGTCCGCCCGATGA
- a CDS encoding phage tail protein, producing MRHIARGLDDAGKTIAVAQTRAINRVAAKTMTRARRAITSQVRLSATYVRERMTLQSATLAKPGATISARQRPTRLATYGASQLTRAASGGSGDTLRGIPAGRKQAGISVGVKKGGGRKKMRGAFLMPLRAGNVGGGNGMGVFIRTGPARRDIKHLYGPSVDQLFNGVAEALVPTIETELEAALLRQIQHEVDKAMNR from the coding sequence ATGCGCCACATCGCGCGCGGGCTCGACGACGCGGGCAAGACCATTGCGGTCGCCCAAACCCGCGCCATCAACCGCGTCGCAGCCAAGACGATGACCCGCGCGCGCCGCGCGATCACCAGCCAGGTGCGCCTTTCCGCCACCTACGTGCGTGAACGCATGACGCTGCAAAGTGCCACGCTCGCCAAACCGGGCGCCACGATCAGCGCCCGCCAGCGTCCTACGCGGCTTGCGACCTATGGCGCATCCCAGCTGACGCGCGCCGCGTCCGGCGGGAGCGGCGACACCCTGCGCGGCATCCCCGCAGGCCGCAAACAGGCCGGCATCTCGGTAGGGGTCAAGAAGGGCGGGGGCAGAAAGAAAATGCGCGGCGCGTTTCTCATGCCGCTGCGCGCCGGCAACGTCGGCGGTGGCAACGGCATGGGCGTCTTCATTCGCACCGGCCCGGCGCGCCGCGACATCAAGCACCTGTACGGCCCGTCCGTCGACCAGCTCTTCAACGGTGTTGCCGAAGCCCTCGTGCCGACCATCGAGACCGAACTCGAAGCCGCGCTGCTGCGCCAGATCCAGCACGAAGTCGACAAGGCAATGAACCGATGA
- a CDS encoding pilin, with the protein MRTKVSEGFTLAGGAKTAVAETASSLGGLADITATNTGFTFPAAGTRYVDSIAIGAGTGIITVTMGGTEGTGATVEPAFTLTPTQATPEDPITWACASTAGEAKHLPADCR; encoded by the coding sequence ATTCGGACTAAGGTTAGCGAGGGCTTCACCTTGGCAGGCGGCGCGAAGACTGCCGTCGCTGAAACTGCTTCATCGCTTGGAGGTCTCGCTGACATTACCGCAACTAACACCGGATTTACCTTTCCGGCTGCCGGCACTCGTTACGTGGACTCCATCGCGATCGGAGCGGGCACCGGTATAATCACTGTAACGATGGGTGGTACGGAAGGTACGGGCGCAACGGTGGAACCGGCGTTTACCTTGACGCCGACGCAAGCTACTCCGGAAGACCCCATCACTTGGGCGTGCGCATCCACTGCCGGCGAGGCCAAGCACCTTCCAGCTGATTGCCGCTAA